The genomic interval CACCGAGAGCGACGGACGCCACGTCGAATTGAGCAAGGCCTCCTTCGGATCGGTGGTGGTGGGCAGCACCTGGCGGCCGTCCTGGCCGCACGCCCACGGCAGCTTCTTCCAGACGTCGTCGCCGAGAATCCTGGCGGTGGCTTCCGCCTCACGCAGACGGTCCGCGGGGATGTCGATATGGAAACCCTTCGGCAGCAGCGTGCCGTTGGCGGAATCTTCAAGACGGTCGAACAGTTGCCGCATGATGCGGAAGCTCGACGGCGCGATGCCGCCATAACCGCCCGAGTGAATGCCTTCGTCGAGCACCTGCACTTCCAGATCGCCGGCGACCAGGCCGCGCAACGACGTGGTGAGCCACAGCTGATCGTAGTTGCCCGCGCCTGAATCCAGGCACACCACCAGACCCACCTTGCCGAGCCGCTCGCGCAGCGCATCGACATAAGGCAGCAGATCGTAGCTGCCCGACTCCTCGCAGGTTTCGATCAGACCGACGCAACGCGGACGCTCGACACCTTGCGCGTCCAGCGCGGCAAGCGCGGTGATGCTTGCGTAGATCGCATAACCGTCGTCGGCGCCGCCGCGGCCGTAGAGCTTGTCGTTCTCGAGCTTCGGTGTCCACGGTCCGAGGTCGTTGCGCCAGCCGTCGAACTCAGGCTGCTTGTCGAGGTGCCCGTACAGCACGATGGTTTCCTCGCTGCCCGAACGCGTCGCCGGCGACTCGAAGAAGATCACGGGCGTACGGCCCGGCAAACGAATGATTTCGAGTTTCAGGCCGCGCACCGGCTGCTGTTCGGCCCATTGCGCCGCGTCGGTGATCACGCGCTCCAGATAGCCGTGCTTGACCCACTCGGGATCGAACGCCGGGCTCTTGGCCGGCACGGCGATGTAGTCCGTCAACGCGGGCACGATCTCGTCGTTCCACTTGCGGTCCACGAATTCGCGTAGCGTCTCGGGGTTGATGCGTTGAGCCTGCTGGGTATCGTCGGAGATCATGATGGCGGTCCGTGGGGATCTGTTCTGTCGAAACGATCATGATAGTCCCGATGCGGGATTGGCTGAACCCCTTGCAGTGCATCGGACTCGCTGAACGATCGGGGCGAACTACCGGCGGCGGCCATCTCACGCGCGGCGCAACGCTTTCGCGGCGAGCTTACGTAAACAAAACAATCGCGCGACAATCGCAGCATAGGTCGCCTATCGGGAAGGAGCCGCTTCATGAGAGGCAACGTCGTCGTGCAGACCATCGCCGCGGTGCTGGCGCTGGCGCTCTATTTCTTGCCGGCCGTCGTGGCGGACCGGCGCAAACGTCATGACGTGCTGACGCTCGCGCTCTTTAACGCCTGTCTCGGCTGGACCGTGTTCGGCTGGCTGCTCGCGCTCTACTGGTCCTTGCAACCGAACCCGCCGAAGAACATCGCGGGCGAGGTCGAGCAGACGCGCAAGCTCGTGAGGATGCGAGCGTTTTCTTCCGCGCTGCTGGTGCGCGTGCAACGACGCGCGAGCGCGCGGGATCGCTCAGACAGGTAAATCAGGCGTGGTGTGGCGAGGCGGAAAACGGGTTGATCGGCGAAGGCGCCGGCCGACCATGCCGCGGGGCGTTCAGGCCGCGCGGCTCATGCGGTTCCACAAGACGGAACCGGCAGGAATGGAGCGCGGCTCGACGCGCACGCTCGCGGGTGAAAACATCTCACGGCGCAGTTCGCCGTGTTCATCGAACCATTCGCAAATCAGCCAGTCACCGGGATTGAGCGCCACGGGGCCTGCGTAGGTTACCGTCATGCGCGAACCGCCTTCCTTCAACGTGACGACGTCGCCGGTATTGAACTGGATGGGAAGCGGTGTCTGGAATGCGTCAATGGTAGCGGTCAGCATATTCATCCCCCTACGGAACCGTTGAACGGTATTTAAGTCATTGCGCCAGTTTTTTCGACTTTAGCCCTGCTGAAGGAAAACTCTAAAAGGTTAGGCAAGATTAACAATCGAAATTAATGCCTGCAAGCGCTTTTTATTGATACCGTTTTCATCCGCAGTGGAATGGCTGCCTCTGCCGACTGTGGCTGGGTAAAATCGGGAAAACCCTGCAATGCGCCACCTGGCCGCCTCTTCATGCCGCACTGCACGATCGTAAGACTTACTGCAGCATGCCGACCAGTCCAGTCGAAAATGCGAAGTTGGTTTCGTCATATCTAATGTGCCGGCAGACAGCTATTCAGGGTTAATTCCGATCCGCCGTAGCAGAATTACCTGTGAATAACGAACTCACCGGTAAATGCGGCATGCTTAAAATCGGTCTCGTTTAAAAAAATGCCTAATAACTCTAGCAACCTTTGTTGAAAACGATTGCCGCCGCGGTTTTTTCAAACCGGCCGCGCCAAGCGGCGCAACAATGCGGCCGAATCGCGTTCGTGGCAACCACGGTCGAGATCCATATGACCGCGCGCATGCCAATAGAGCGCAGGTCAGCAAACGTCATTAGCCGGTTCCCACCCAGCTTTGCCCAACGCTCAGGTGCTAGTGCGATCGAGCTTTGACTCGACGTCGCGCTCCAGCCAGTCGACCGGAGTTTCTAAAGCACAATTTATCCGTTTCGTGTGCGTTCCCCGGTACTACCCGTCGTTTCGTCGCTCGTGGCTTCATGGTCACAGCTGCTCGACCCGTGCAGGGGCGGCGCGATCTTGTGAAAAAATCAGCGAGGTGCAACCATGACAACGTCGGCGATAGGTAACGGCCCCAAGAATTTCGACGATGCGGACTCGAGCGCGAGGCAAGGCGATTCCTCGGGTACTCAGCAACAAGCAGCAGCGGAGCAAGACGCCAGGGCGTCAAGACGGCTGAGCGGCCAGCAGCCGCCGAGCTTGACGCCAAGTGGCCAGCGAATGGACCAGCGAGCGCATGGCCCGTCATTCCGGATATCCCAGGGGAGCGCGCAAACCAGACAGGACGAGTGGGATGACCCGGCACGAATTCAGGGCATGACGTCCGCAACGCTGAATGCACGTGCGCCCACCGACCAGCCTGGACCTAAATCCAGCTTTGCAAGCACCTATTCCCGGTTGAGCCTTAGCGCCGCGACGACACAGCGGCCGGGCATAGATGCCACGGCCGACACGGCAACAGGACACATGGTTGCGAGCGGTACGCCCGCAACCGGGCGAGACAAACGACAGACGCCACCTACTTCCGGTCCGTACGAGCAGACTTATCACGCTTACATGGATTCCGCGGCAGGAGAGAACGGTGTAAGTGAGAGGATGCTAAGTTCAGCGGCCGGACAACCCGATGTGTTGACTGACCACTGCGCGGGCCTCGTCTGGTTGACCATGCATGAAGTGATGGCCGCTCGATCGCACGACCTAAGGGGAGCGACCGACTCTGTTTATCAGCAGCTTCTCCACCCTTCCACGCGACGTTCGCTGCTTGACGAAATTGGCCGTCTGCAGATGGCGAACGAAGAAGCTCCCCCTAGTGATGTGCCGGGCTACGAAATGCGTCCAGGTGGTGTGAGAATGACGAGCGCCGGGGCTGTTGTTAGCGATTTGCAACGTCACTTTTCGACCCCGCTACCGTCTCGAGATGGGTTGGGCACAGCTCAGGACACGTTCGTGGACATGACGTTGAGATTTCCTCACGGAGACGA from Paraburkholderia phytofirmans PsJN carries:
- a CDS encoding superinfection immunity protein, translated to MRGNVVVQTIAAVLALALYFLPAVVADRRKRHDVLTLALFNACLGWTVFGWLLALYWSLQPNPPKNIAGEVEQTRKLVRMRAFSSALLVRVQRRASARDRSDR
- a CDS encoding YodC family protein; translation: MLTATIDAFQTPLPIQFNTGDVVTLKEGGSRMTVTYAGPVALNPGDWLICEWFDEHGELRREMFSPASVRVEPRSIPAGSVLWNRMSRAA
- a CDS encoding M20 family metallopeptidase, with product MISDDTQQAQRINPETLREFVDRKWNDEIVPALTDYIAVPAKSPAFDPEWVKHGYLERVITDAAQWAEQQPVRGLKLEIIRLPGRTPVIFFESPATRSGSEETIVLYGHLDKQPEFDGWRNDLGPWTPKLENDKLYGRGGADDGYAIYASITALAALDAQGVERPRCVGLIETCEESGSYDLLPYVDALRERLGKVGLVVCLDSGAGNYDQLWLTTSLRGLVAGDLEVQVLDEGIHSGGYGGIAPSSFRIMRQLFDRLEDSANGTLLPKGFHIDIPADRLREAEATARILGDDVWKKLPWACGQDGRQVLPTTTDPKEALLNSTWRPSLSVTGAAGLPALADAGNVLRPRTAFKLSLRLPPMIEAEKAVAELKALLEVDPPYNAKVTFKPDAGAASGWSAPDLAPWLATALNDASRQHYGADVAYMGQGGTIPLMNVLKAGFPKSQFMVCGVLGPKSNAHGPNEFLHVPYGKKLTAAVAEVIAAAP